A window of the Citrus sinensis cultivar Valencia sweet orange chromosome 9, DVS_A1.0, whole genome shotgun sequence genome harbors these coding sequences:
- the LOC102619765 gene encoding U-box domain-containing protein 32 isoform X2 — MENFEENRQQRVVSDVEETIFVAVGKNVEKNKTTVFWALQNFAGKKISLLHVHKPLHVFAFKESKGAVNGLKQHADKIQVFDQYLLLLSQAGVQGDSVWIEKDNVEDGIVEVITQQNIRWLVMGAAADKHYSKKLLELKSKKAIFVCQQAPISCHIWFCCKGCLIYTRSGSENRSELEISPTLLLMNSNEEMKQSGHLKLESLGYRLGFPDVEEDADDELEETSCCSVQSSWSSNSLLGTSKSTPLLTDEEEKSQSRLEQAKIEAKNSKKMVYEEVVKRWKEEDNAVEAKCKVKAMQSLCVKEMSQRKELEELLAKEKQEIQRTKNQHDKTVKELQTVQDQNSALEGQLAESHSVVKELEEKIISAVELLISFKQKRDQLRIECGNAQRRVRDIKKSIKREALSFFQPGLLEFSFSELNEATNNFEPSWKIGEGRYGNVYRGLLRHLHVAIKMFPSYGPQSHLKFQNEVEVLSRVRHPNLVTLIGTCPESRSLVFEYLRNGSLEDCLACKNKKSPLRWQTRMQIASDVCSALIYLHSNEPCIIHGNLKPSKVLIDANFGSKLSDFGFFHLIPQGESTGNSALCNESNNDSASVYIDPEYLETGKLTPESDVYSFGIILLRLLTGRPVLRIKKDVKCALEKRNFNSVLDSSAGDWPVAEAEQLAHLALRCCENNRLNRPDLVSEIWSVLEALRVSCVFPVSCSGSKEHRRIPSHFVCPILQEVMKDPQIAADGFTYEGEAIRGWLKSGHNTSPMTNLKLEHCNLLPNYALHQAIIEWQQR; from the exons ATGGAGAATTTTGAAGAGAATCGACAACAGCGAGTGGTATCTGATGTGGAGGAAACTATATTCGTTGCAGTGGGCAAGAATGTTGAGAAGAACAAAACGACGGTGTTTTGGGCTCTCCAGAATTTCGCTGGGAAGAAGATTTCCCTGCTTCATGTTCACAAGCCGTTACACGTTTTCGCATTca AGGAGAGTAAAGGTGCTGTCAATGGACTGAAACAACATGCAGATAAGATACAAGTTTTCGATCAATACCTACTCCTACTGAGTCAAGCTGGG GTACAGGGAGATTCGGTATGGATAGAGAAGGACAACGTTGAGGATGGGATTGTAGAAGTTATCACTCAGCAGAATATTAGATGGCTTGTTATGGGAGCAGCAGCAGATAAACACTATTCAAA GAAACTTCTTGAGCTAAAGTCCAAGAAAGCAATTTTTGTATGCCAACAAGCACCAATATCTTGTCATATTTGGTTTTGTTGCAAGGGCTGTCTCATCTACACAAG GAGTGGCAGTGAAAATAGATCAGAACTAGAAATTTCCCCTACACTTCTGCTGATGAATTCAAATGAAGAGATGAAGCAATCAGGGCACTTGAAATTGGAATCCCTTGGATATAGGCTGGGATTTCCTG ATGTGGAGGAAGATGCTGATGATGAATTGGAAGAAACATCTTGTTGTTCAGTACAGTCTAGCTGGTCCTCCAACAGTCTGCTTGGCACTTCAAAATCAACCCCTCTGCTGACTGATGAG GAAGAGAAATCTCAAAGCAGACTAGAACAAGCTAAAATAGAAGCTAAGAACTCAAAGAAGATGGTGTATGAAGAGGTAGTGAAGCGATGGAAAGAGGAAGACAATGCTGTGGAGGCTAAATGCAAG GTCAAAGCAATGCAAAGCTTATGTGTGAAGGAGATGAGCCAAAGAAAAGAGTTGGAGGAATTACTGGCTAAAGAAAAGCAAGAAATACAGAGAACAAAAAACCAGCACGATAAAACAGTGAAAGAACTTCAAACTGTCCAGGACCAGAACTCAGCACTTGAAGGCCAACTTGCTGAATCCCATTCTGTGGTGAAGGAGCTGGaggagaaaatcatctctGCTGTGGAACTTCTGATCAGTTTTAAGCAAAAACGAGATCAACTGCGGATAGAATGTGGAAATGCACAAAGAAGGGTCagagatattaaaaaatcgATAAAAAGAGAAGCCTTGAGCTTTTTCCAGCCAGGGCTTCTTGAATTCTCTTTCTCAGAGTTAAATGAGGCCACTAACAATTTTGAACCATCCTGGAAGATTGGGGAAGGAAGATATGGAAATGTTTATAGAGGGCTCCTTCGCCATTTGCATGTTGCTATAAAGATGTTTCCATCTTACGGCCCTCAAAGCCACTTGAAATTCCAAAATGAG GTGGAGGTTTTGAGCAGAGTAAGGCATCCAAACCTCGTAACGCTAATTGGAACTTGTCCAGAATCTAGGTCTCTTGTTTTTGAGTACCTCAGAAATGGCAGCCTTGAAGATTGCCTTGCCTGTAAAAATAAGAAGAGTCCACTCCGTTGGCAGACACGAATGCAGATTGCCTCTGACGTCTGCTCTGCCCTTATCTACCTTCACTCCAACGAACCGTGTATTATCCATGGGAATTTAAAACCCTCTAAAGTCCTCATTGATGCCAACTTTGGCAGCAAACTCAGTGACTTTGGCTTCTTCCATTTGATTCCACAGGGTGAAAGTACCGGAAACTCCGCATTATGTAATGAATCTAACAATGACTCTGCCTCTGTGTACATAGATCCTGAATATTTAGAAACTGGAAAACTTACGCCTGAGTCTGATGTGTACTCATTTGGAATTATACTGTTACGACTTTTAACTGGGAGGCCAGttttgagaattaaaaaagatgTGAAATGTGCATTAGAGAAGAGAAATTTCAATTCAGTATTGGATTCTTCTGCTGGTGACTGGCCAGTTGCAGAAGCCGAACAGTTGGCTCACTTGGCATTGAGGTGTTGTGAGAACAACCGGTTGAATCGACCAGACCTTGTGTCAGAAATATGGAGTGTGCTCGAGGCATTGAGGGTTTCATGTGTATTCCCGGTATCATGCTCTGGTTCAAAGGAACATCGCCGGATTCCCTCTCATTTTGTCTGCCCAATTCTGCAG GAAGTCATGAAGGATCCACAAATAGCAGCAGATGGTTTCACCTACGAGGGTGAGGCAATTAGAGGATGGTTAAAAAGTGGGCATAACACTTCACCCATGACAAATTTAAAGCTTGAACACTGCAATCTTCTCCCTAATTATGCTCTTCATCAAGCAATCATAGAATGGCAGCAACGATG A
- the LOC102619765 gene encoding U-box domain-containing protein 32 isoform X1 gives MENFEENRQQRVVSDVEETIFVAVGKNVEKNKTTVFWALQNFAGKKISLLHVHKPLHVFAFKESKGAVNGLKQHADKIQVFDQYLLLLSQAGVQGDSVWIEKDNVEDGIVEVITQQNIRWLVMGAAADKHYSKKLLELKSKKAIFVCQQAPISCHIWFCCKGCLIYTRSGSENRSELEISPTLLLMNSNEEMKQSGHLKLESLGYRLGFPDVEEDADDELEETSCCSVQSSWSSNSLLGTSKSTPLLTDEEEKSQSRLEQAKIEAKNSKKMVYEEVVKRWKEEDNAVEAKCKVKAMQSLCVKEMSQRKELEELLAKEKQEIQRTKNQHDKTVKELQTVQDQNSALEGQLAESHSVVKELEEKIISAVELLISFKQKRDQLRIECGNAQRRVRDIKKSIKREALSFFQPGLLEFSFSELNEATNNFEPSWKIGEGRYGNVYRGLLRHLHVAIKMFPSYGPQSHLKFQNEVEVLSRVRHPNLVTLIGTCPESRSLVFEYLRNGSLEDCLACKNKKSPLRWQTRMQIASDVCSALIYLHSNEPCIIHGNLKPSKVLIDANFGSKLSDFGFFHLIPQGESTGNSALCNESNNDSASVYIDPEYLETGKLTPESDVYSFGIILLRLLTGRPVLRIKKDVKCALEKRNFNSVLDSSAGDWPVAEAEQLAHLALRCCENNRLNRPDLVSEIWSVLEALRVSCVFPVSCSGSKEHRRIPSHFVCPILQEVMKDPQIAADGFTYEGEAIRGWLKSGHNTSPMTNLKLEHCNLLPNYALHQAIIEWQQRW, from the exons ATGGAGAATTTTGAAGAGAATCGACAACAGCGAGTGGTATCTGATGTGGAGGAAACTATATTCGTTGCAGTGGGCAAGAATGTTGAGAAGAACAAAACGACGGTGTTTTGGGCTCTCCAGAATTTCGCTGGGAAGAAGATTTCCCTGCTTCATGTTCACAAGCCGTTACACGTTTTCGCATTca AGGAGAGTAAAGGTGCTGTCAATGGACTGAAACAACATGCAGATAAGATACAAGTTTTCGATCAATACCTACTCCTACTGAGTCAAGCTGGG GTACAGGGAGATTCGGTATGGATAGAGAAGGACAACGTTGAGGATGGGATTGTAGAAGTTATCACTCAGCAGAATATTAGATGGCTTGTTATGGGAGCAGCAGCAGATAAACACTATTCAAA GAAACTTCTTGAGCTAAAGTCCAAGAAAGCAATTTTTGTATGCCAACAAGCACCAATATCTTGTCATATTTGGTTTTGTTGCAAGGGCTGTCTCATCTACACAAG GAGTGGCAGTGAAAATAGATCAGAACTAGAAATTTCCCCTACACTTCTGCTGATGAATTCAAATGAAGAGATGAAGCAATCAGGGCACTTGAAATTGGAATCCCTTGGATATAGGCTGGGATTTCCTG ATGTGGAGGAAGATGCTGATGATGAATTGGAAGAAACATCTTGTTGTTCAGTACAGTCTAGCTGGTCCTCCAACAGTCTGCTTGGCACTTCAAAATCAACCCCTCTGCTGACTGATGAG GAAGAGAAATCTCAAAGCAGACTAGAACAAGCTAAAATAGAAGCTAAGAACTCAAAGAAGATGGTGTATGAAGAGGTAGTGAAGCGATGGAAAGAGGAAGACAATGCTGTGGAGGCTAAATGCAAG GTCAAAGCAATGCAAAGCTTATGTGTGAAGGAGATGAGCCAAAGAAAAGAGTTGGAGGAATTACTGGCTAAAGAAAAGCAAGAAATACAGAGAACAAAAAACCAGCACGATAAAACAGTGAAAGAACTTCAAACTGTCCAGGACCAGAACTCAGCACTTGAAGGCCAACTTGCTGAATCCCATTCTGTGGTGAAGGAGCTGGaggagaaaatcatctctGCTGTGGAACTTCTGATCAGTTTTAAGCAAAAACGAGATCAACTGCGGATAGAATGTGGAAATGCACAAAGAAGGGTCagagatattaaaaaatcgATAAAAAGAGAAGCCTTGAGCTTTTTCCAGCCAGGGCTTCTTGAATTCTCTTTCTCAGAGTTAAATGAGGCCACTAACAATTTTGAACCATCCTGGAAGATTGGGGAAGGAAGATATGGAAATGTTTATAGAGGGCTCCTTCGCCATTTGCATGTTGCTATAAAGATGTTTCCATCTTACGGCCCTCAAAGCCACTTGAAATTCCAAAATGAG GTGGAGGTTTTGAGCAGAGTAAGGCATCCAAACCTCGTAACGCTAATTGGAACTTGTCCAGAATCTAGGTCTCTTGTTTTTGAGTACCTCAGAAATGGCAGCCTTGAAGATTGCCTTGCCTGTAAAAATAAGAAGAGTCCACTCCGTTGGCAGACACGAATGCAGATTGCCTCTGACGTCTGCTCTGCCCTTATCTACCTTCACTCCAACGAACCGTGTATTATCCATGGGAATTTAAAACCCTCTAAAGTCCTCATTGATGCCAACTTTGGCAGCAAACTCAGTGACTTTGGCTTCTTCCATTTGATTCCACAGGGTGAAAGTACCGGAAACTCCGCATTATGTAATGAATCTAACAATGACTCTGCCTCTGTGTACATAGATCCTGAATATTTAGAAACTGGAAAACTTACGCCTGAGTCTGATGTGTACTCATTTGGAATTATACTGTTACGACTTTTAACTGGGAGGCCAGttttgagaattaaaaaagatgTGAAATGTGCATTAGAGAAGAGAAATTTCAATTCAGTATTGGATTCTTCTGCTGGTGACTGGCCAGTTGCAGAAGCCGAACAGTTGGCTCACTTGGCATTGAGGTGTTGTGAGAACAACCGGTTGAATCGACCAGACCTTGTGTCAGAAATATGGAGTGTGCTCGAGGCATTGAGGGTTTCATGTGTATTCCCGGTATCATGCTCTGGTTCAAAGGAACATCGCCGGATTCCCTCTCATTTTGTCTGCCCAATTCTGCAG GAAGTCATGAAGGATCCACAAATAGCAGCAGATGGTTTCACCTACGAGGGTGAGGCAATTAGAGGATGGTTAAAAAGTGGGCATAACACTTCACCCATGACAAATTTAAAGCTTGAACACTGCAATCTTCTCCCTAATTATGCTCTTCATCAAGCAATCATAGAATGGCAGCAACGATGGTGA
- the LOC102612023 gene encoding uncharacterized protein At3g49055 isoform X2 translates to MGTTSENPSLPEINSTDSPTDPIDGSDSPIDPEACIRDRDHLHVELDSLCPAYPSLQSKSAASEENILVLQQGKDETTSRSGSLMEMMDEISPERDALRDKMAQTEEASRREERIRALEFEKGEQKEFLLKGLEFVKSAKEKLVNIIECLDDEKVIEGESSGGNRKVERKLDRESMALWEEETAALAILASKAEARVSEFKEGKNMEKKELEKSVVGLTVENRDINTLLRVALVEKEAVEKSLNKLKGNCEQRRVPLLQFAERGLQRVGFGFMMGSSGSNGQSPHSSGADVASTASNKSDNSECEEEVVSLASTVERMMKNLRLEISQLRRSLEESRSDTERLQSLTEKQAKTIEENVLYIKELEDRERVLAQNVEELLSEIKETEEDVDRWRKACELEVAAGKFEIEERDKLQELEKTKAALEVSNGKIKLKEELAAAAMAAQAAAETSLQLADGRAAELRERIEELTKQLEEAESKEQSRHKVRYICWPWRLFRLNAANNTDGRVPNVRRMIPEMQALIHYCV, encoded by the exons ATGGGAACCACTTCTGAGAATCCATCACTGCCCGAAATCAACAGTACAGACTCCCCAACTGATCCCATCGACGGCTCGGATTCCCCGATCGACCCGGAAGCCTGCATCCGTGATCGTGATCATCTTCACGTCGAGCTCGACTCTCTCTGCCCGGCATACCCAAGCCTCCAATCAAAATCTGCCGCGTCGGAGGAGAATATACTTGTTCTCCAGCAAGGAAAAGACGAGACAACCAGTCGCAGCGGAAGCTTAATGGAAATGATGGACGAGATATCGCCAGAAAGAGACGCTCTGCGCGATAAAATGGCTCAAACAGAAGAGGCAAGCAGGCGTGAAGAAAGGATCAGAGCTCTCGAATTCGAGAAGGGAGAACAAAAGGAGTTCTTGTTAAAAGGATTGGAGTTTGTTAAATCAGCTAAGGAGAAGTTAGTGAACATAATCGAATGCTTAGATGATGAGAAAGTGATTGAGGGAGAAAGCAGCGGTGGCAATCGGAAGGTGGAAAGGAAATTGGACCGAGAATCAATGGCATTATGGGAAGAAGAAACAGCAGCTCTGGCAATACTAGCAAGCAAAGCAGAAGCAAGAGTGAGTGAGTTTAAAGAAGGCAAGAACATGGAAAAGAAGGAATTGGAGAAGAGTGTGGTGGGTTTGACGGTAGAGAATCGCGACATAAATACTCTGTTGAGGGTAGCATTGGTTGAGAAAGAGGCAGTGGAAAAGAGTTTGAATAAGTTGAAAGGTAATTGTGAGCAGAGGAGAGTGCCGTTGTTGCAATTTGCGGAGCGCGGGTTGCAGAGAGTAGGATTTGGGTTCATGATGGGGAGTAGCGGAAGTAATGGGCAGTCACCACACAGTTCGGGGGCTGATGTTGCTTCAACCGCAAGTAATAAATCGGATAATAGCGAGTGTGAAGAGGAAGTTGTCAGTTTG GCCTCAACTGTAGAGAGGATGATGAAGAATTTACGGCTGGAAATCTCACAGTTGAGGAGATCTCTGGAAGAATCTAG GTCAGATACCGAGCGACTACAGAGTCTTACAGAGAAACAAGCTAAAACAATTGAAGAAAACGTATTATACATCAAAGAGTTGGAAGACAGAGAGAGGGTGTTAGCTCAAAAC GTTGAGGAACTCCTCTCCGAGATAAAAGAAACTGAAGAAGATGTTGATAGGTGGAGGAAAGCTTGTGAGTTGGAAGTGGCAGCTGGGAAATTCGAGATTGAAGAACGTGACAAATTG CAAGAGTTGGAGAAAACAAAGGCTGCATTGGAGGTTTCAAATGGCAAGATAAAGCTGAAAGAAGAACTTGCAGCTGCTGCAATGGCTGCCCAGGCAGCAGCAGAGACCTCCCTGCAGCTGGCTGATGGCAGAGCAGCAGAACTTCGTGAGAGGATTGAGGAACTAACGAAACAACTAGAAGAAGCAGAAAGCAAAGAACAGAGTCGCCATAAGGTGAGATACATATGTTGGCCATGGCGACTCTTTAGATTGAATGCAGCCAATAACACAGATGGTAGGGTTCCGAATGTGAGACGAATGATCCCAGAAATGCAGGCCTTGATTCATTATTGTGTTTGA
- the LOC102612023 gene encoding uncharacterized protein At3g49055 isoform X1, giving the protein MGTTSENPSLPEINSTDSPTDPIDGSDSPIDPEACIRDRDHLHVELDSLCPAYPSLQSKSAASEENILVLQQGKDETTSRSGSLMEMMDEISPERDALRDKMAQTEEASRREERIRALEFEKGEQKEFLLKGLEFVKSAKEKLVNIIECLDDEKVIEGESSGGNRKVERKLDRESMALWEEETAALAILASKAEARVSEFKEGKNMEKKELEKSVVGLTVENRDINTLLRVALVEKEAVEKSLNKLKGNCEQRRVPLLQFAERGLQRVGFGFMMGSSGSNGQSPHSSGADVASTASNKSDNSECEEEVVSLASTVERMMKNLRLEISQLRRSLEESRSDTERLQSLTEKQAKTIEENVLYIKELEDRERVLAQNVEELLSEIKETEEDVDRWRKACELEVAAGKFEIEERDKLVFILKQELEKTKAALEVSNGKIKLKEELAAAAMAAQAAAETSLQLADGRAAELRERIEELTKQLEEAESKEQSRHKVRYICWPWRLFRLNAANNTDGRVPNVRRMIPEMQALIHYCV; this is encoded by the exons ATGGGAACCACTTCTGAGAATCCATCACTGCCCGAAATCAACAGTACAGACTCCCCAACTGATCCCATCGACGGCTCGGATTCCCCGATCGACCCGGAAGCCTGCATCCGTGATCGTGATCATCTTCACGTCGAGCTCGACTCTCTCTGCCCGGCATACCCAAGCCTCCAATCAAAATCTGCCGCGTCGGAGGAGAATATACTTGTTCTCCAGCAAGGAAAAGACGAGACAACCAGTCGCAGCGGAAGCTTAATGGAAATGATGGACGAGATATCGCCAGAAAGAGACGCTCTGCGCGATAAAATGGCTCAAACAGAAGAGGCAAGCAGGCGTGAAGAAAGGATCAGAGCTCTCGAATTCGAGAAGGGAGAACAAAAGGAGTTCTTGTTAAAAGGATTGGAGTTTGTTAAATCAGCTAAGGAGAAGTTAGTGAACATAATCGAATGCTTAGATGATGAGAAAGTGATTGAGGGAGAAAGCAGCGGTGGCAATCGGAAGGTGGAAAGGAAATTGGACCGAGAATCAATGGCATTATGGGAAGAAGAAACAGCAGCTCTGGCAATACTAGCAAGCAAAGCAGAAGCAAGAGTGAGTGAGTTTAAAGAAGGCAAGAACATGGAAAAGAAGGAATTGGAGAAGAGTGTGGTGGGTTTGACGGTAGAGAATCGCGACATAAATACTCTGTTGAGGGTAGCATTGGTTGAGAAAGAGGCAGTGGAAAAGAGTTTGAATAAGTTGAAAGGTAATTGTGAGCAGAGGAGAGTGCCGTTGTTGCAATTTGCGGAGCGCGGGTTGCAGAGAGTAGGATTTGGGTTCATGATGGGGAGTAGCGGAAGTAATGGGCAGTCACCACACAGTTCGGGGGCTGATGTTGCTTCAACCGCAAGTAATAAATCGGATAATAGCGAGTGTGAAGAGGAAGTTGTCAGTTTG GCCTCAACTGTAGAGAGGATGATGAAGAATTTACGGCTGGAAATCTCACAGTTGAGGAGATCTCTGGAAGAATCTAG GTCAGATACCGAGCGACTACAGAGTCTTACAGAGAAACAAGCTAAAACAATTGAAGAAAACGTATTATACATCAAAGAGTTGGAAGACAGAGAGAGGGTGTTAGCTCAAAAC GTTGAGGAACTCCTCTCCGAGATAAAAGAAACTGAAGAAGATGTTGATAGGTGGAGGAAAGCTTGTGAGTTGGAAGTGGCAGCTGGGAAATTCGAGATTGAAGAACGTGACAAATTG GTTTTCATTTTGAAGCAAGAGTTGGAGAAAACAAAGGCTGCATTGGAGGTTTCAAATGGCAAGATAAAGCTGAAAGAAGAACTTGCAGCTGCTGCAATGGCTGCCCAGGCAGCAGCAGAGACCTCCCTGCAGCTGGCTGATGGCAGAGCAGCAGAACTTCGTGAGAGGATTGAGGAACTAACGAAACAACTAGAAGAAGCAGAAAGCAAAGAACAGAGTCGCCATAAGGTGAGATACATATGTTGGCCATGGCGACTCTTTAGATTGAATGCAGCCAATAACACAGATGGTAGGGTTCCGAATGTGAGACGAATGATCCCAGAAATGCAGGCCTTGATTCATTATTGTGTTTGA
- the LOC102619169 gene encoding kinesin-like protein KIN-10C gives METLKPDKLDRTKADTGLNISKKARVIAKIRGFADLEAESANWVCIQKPNGEDSDSVTVSFGEQPSSRKECYKLDYCYEQNEGNGIIFAREVKPLISEVFNGINATIVACGAKGSGKTRVIQGSYEEPGLAALAVDEILSISEKMGKSITISFYEIFQDHVYDLLDPKQQEVQILENGQGKIQLKGLSQVPVKSISEFQKLYISMHNSRKLVQKITMDLPRRSHKGLIVNVSPVSNFLPTGKMNFVDLAGYQDIRRKSTEGSIFVENTKVNKSIYTLFNVVYALNANESHVPYRESKLTRMLQESLGCKSKILMLTCLSPSFCQDSIYIVSLASRCCQGINPTVSDSTKKTKSLVSSMLLSSHKNQLPRSVSTTKTQTGSQMHSSTKKATGVASVVKGRKLFDEAIQSTKSEKMSQKESSSSDMASTIQSLVEEQGSSVTVAIVDKDSSSEVEKESSAPNAMVDKGLTSIEEKDDSPLAIVYQQETTESDKDSFLHTQENQGKITPNADRSLKDLSLVEERQIIDKENNHFLINKDMSPPLSERLQEISNNLKQLISSTPQCIEIPPKNDTSNIQACADIVEPKTPDGSMIVYEKWEIANMKSPWETFNMRSSGMKNSLVQEYLKLLNTGGKEDLKRLKGIGEKRASYILELREESPEPFKNLDDLKDIGLSAKQIKGMMKKEMECLFN, from the exons ATGGAAACACTCAAACCGGACAAGCTCGACCGGACCAAAGCCGACACGGGGTTGAACATAAGTAAAAAAGCCAGAGTGATTGCAAAGATAAGAGGATTTGCAGATCTGGAGGCTGAATCTGCGAATTGGGTTTGCATTCAAAAGCCTAATGGAGAGGATTCTGATTCTGTTACCGTTTCTTTTGGAGAACAACCAAGcag TCGTAAAGAGTGTTACAAATTGGATTATTGTTATGAGCAAAATGAAGGCAATGGCATAATTTTTGCAAGAGAAGTAAAGCCCCTAATATCTGAAGTTTTTAATGGTATTAATGCAACTATTGTTGCTTGTGGAGCAAAAGGGAGTGGAAAAACTCGTGTGATTCAG GGTTCTTATGAGGAACCAGGTTTGGCAGCACTAGCTGTGgatgaaattctttctatttCTGAGAAGATGGgaaaatcaattacaatatcATTTTATGAGATTTTTCAAGACCATGTGTATGATCTCCTAGATCCTAAACAACAAGAAGTCCAAATACTGGAAAACGGTCAAGGCAAAATTCAACTCAAAGGACTTTCTCAg GTTCCTGTGAAATCCATTTctgaatttcaaaaattatacatTAGCATGCATAACTCACGAAAACTAGTGCAAAAGATAACGATGGATCTTCCCCGCCGGAGCCACAAAGGCTTGATAGTAAATGTATCACCTGTGTCTAATTTTCTTCCCACGGGCAAGATGAATTTTGTTGACTTGGCAG GTTACCAAGATATTCGAAGAAAGAGCACTGAAGGCTCCATATTTGTGGAGaatacaaaagttaataaGTCCATATATACATTATTTAATGTTGTTTATGCTTTGAATGCCAATGAAAGTCATGTGCCATATCGGGAGAGCAAACTTACACGAATGTTGCAAGAATCTCTAGGATGCAAAAGCAAAATTCTGATGCTCACTTGCTTG AGTCCATCTTTCTGCCAAGATTCCATATATATAGTGAGTTTAGCATCTCGGTGTTGCCAAGGCATTAATCCCACTGTCTCAGACTCCACAAAGAAAACCAAAAGTTTAGTAAGCTCAATGTTGCTTTCTTCTCATAAAAATCAGTTACCCAGAAGTGTTTCTACCACTAAAACACAAACTGGGAGCCAAATGCATTCTTCTACAAAGAAAGCCACTGGTGTGGCTTCTGTGGTGAAAGGAAG GAAACTGTTTGATGAAGCAATTCAGTCAACTAAATCCGAGAAGATGTCTCAAAAG GAGAGTTCTTCATCAGATATGGCTTCAACTATCCAATCTTTGGTAGAGGAACAA GGAAGCTCTGTAACTGTAGCTATAGTGGATAAAGATTCATCTTCTGAAGTGGAAAAG GAAAGCTCTGCACCCAATGCTATGGTGGATAAAGGTTTAACTTCTATAGAGGAAAAG GATGATTCTCCGTTAGCAATTGTTTATCAGCAAGAAACAACTGAATCGGATAAG GATTCTTTTCTGCACACACAGGAAAATCAAGGGAAGATTACTCCGAATGCCGATAGGAGCTTGAAGGATTTGTCCTTGGTTGAAGAAA GGCAAATTATAGACAAGGAAAATAATCATTTCCTCATCAACAAAGATATGTCACCACCACTTAGTGAGCGACTGCAAGAAATATCTAATAACTTGAAGCAGCTAATTTCATCAACTCCACAGTGCATAGAGATCCCGCCAAAGAATGATACTTCAAATATTCAAGCTTGTGCTGATATTGTGGAACCAAAAACTCCTGACGGGAGTATGATAGTGTATGAAAAATGGGAGATCGCAAACATGAAAAGTCCTTGGGAAACATTTAACATGCGTAGTTCTGGAATgaag AACTCCCTTGTTCAGGAATATCTAAAGCTTTTAAACACTGGTGGCAA GGAAGACTTGAAAAGACTAAAG GGGATTGGAGAAAAGAGAGCCAGCTACATACTTGAACTGCGTGAAGAATCACCAGAACCTTTTAAGAAT cttGATGATTTGAAAGACATTGGACTTTCGGCCAAGCag ATAAAGGGGATgatgaaaaaggaaatggaaTGTCTTTTCAACTGA